gtgattgaattTGATCTCTCACCGTTTAGAACATTAACCCTAACTTTCTCACCTTTGTTTGTGCAAACATTCTTTTCGCACGAATGGCAGCGAGCGTCTCTGTTCTTGCCCCTCTCCAGTTCATGTACCTGGCCGCGATCTTCTTGAGGTGGGACGAGgacctcgatgctgctgctctaCTGTACAGATGTGACTGTTGTTTCCATGTCAAAtaaacaatcacgaatcgtcgtGCTGGTTCGTGCTTGCAGTATCACGTTCTCGTGGCGCGCCTGGGAACCTGTAGGTCATCACGCGTGAAGCTCACGTGGGTCGACAGATGTTAGAGCTACAGTTGAACCTCGCTTGTGTgagcactcgtgactgaaccgtgaaccacgaaccacaaaCCGTGAtgaactcacgacttacgACGGCTCATGACTCGCGCGTGACGCtttcgtcgtgcgtgtttATTTAGCctgtcagtcacgagtcacgagtgtttGCCGCGGTTGCATGCGTGATTGCCAGATTCTCGATTCTCATGGACCCTTTGTACTTTCTGTTCGCAGACACCGCCTTTTGATGGCTCCACGAATCGCTGAAGCCACTCGTCGATCCTGGTCATCAGCAGTTGCCGTGTGCGTAGCTCCTCCTTGTTGAGTGAATTCGGGCTCATCCGCCCGAGGCGCCAAGCTCTGCAATGCGTCAGGATCAACTCAAGTTCCTCTTAGCTCCCATTCTGCCTGAAGGAACATGCATCAGGAGAGCCGTCCACCTCGCCGAGCTCTGGGCTGGCTACGGTCACATCTTTCGCATTCAGGTGGAGCAATGCGCCGCCTCGTCTGGATCTCCTTCCACAAATAAGTTACATGGTACCTATATAGTGAAGACCATTCAACCGCCACCCAGTTCCGGTGAAGGGTATGACGAGGGGCACGCTCGAAAGATGCTTAGCTACCGCGTCGAGGCAAACTTCTACCGATACTTTACTGAAACCGTATCGTCAGAAGAATGCAGTGTACCAAAATTGATCGCTTCATCAGCTTCGAACGATGCGACGGGACATCAGGGTCAGACGTTGATTCTGGAAGATATTTCGCTGCGTTTTCCTGTACTGACGGAGCGGCGAGGCACACTCAACGATGCGCAGGTGAGGAAAAGTCTCGAATGGCTCGCTCACTTCCACGCAAGCTCTTGGGACATCACATCCGTCTCCACCGATGGATTCTgtccaccaccatcgcaAGCGTGCGAGCAAAACTGGCGCGGTACAGGTCTTTGGCAACAAGGAGGCTATCACTACCTAGCTACGCGCCAACACGAACTCGAATCCATCGATCCGCACACCGACCCCTGGGGTCAACTTGGCCTCCACGCCGAATCCGATCTACCGATCAGCGTAGACTGGTGTCTCAACAACCCCGCAGATCGATCCAGGTTGAGTCTGATCCACGGCGATGTCAAAGCGGCCAACATGGCCTTTTCCACCGACACGCGTCATATGGCCATGTACGATTTCCAATACGTCGGTGTAGGCTTGGGCGTTCAAGATCTAGCCAAATTCTTGACCACCTCTATACCCGGCCGATACCTagatgatcaagatggAGAGGAAAAGCTGCTCAAAATGTACCACGGATGCTTGGTAGACAAACTTCCGAACGGCGCCAAGTACGAATTCGAACAGTTGATGCGGGATTGGGAGCTGGCTTTGGTGAGCTGGGTGAGAttcttggctggctggAGCGGCGGCTTCTGGGGCAACGTCGATTGGTTGCAGCATAGAGTGCAACGTTTGCTGAGCGATCAAGAGTGGGTTCAAGGGGTAAGACAGTGTTGGAAGACGGCGACGCAGACTCAGAATTGATCACAGAAGAATGCAAGCAACGAAAAGAACCAAGAAGCCGATCGCTTTGGCGTTTTGTGCGTGCGCTTGTGTGAGCAACAACTGACTAGATTAGAGTAAATGATTGTACATCTAATCCttccttttctttttcGGCCTCTCATCTCCTTCGTCATCATAGCCACCGCCCTCACCCTCATCGGAACTCGCCTCGGATGGTGAACCACCGTCCGAGTCGGAATCGGCAGCAAAATCGGCATCTTCCTCGctgtcctcgtcctcgtcagCACCGCCTGCAGCACCCATctcttcatcatcgtcgtcactgagcaagccagcagcggcggctgcCGCCAAGCCACCGGTCTCTTCGGCCATCTCGTTCTTGATCCTCACCTTGCGGTCAGCGAGCCAAGCCTTGAGACGGTCGAGCTCCTCGCGCGAGATGGATTGGAATGTGTGCTCGGTGCCGCTTTTGGTAGCGACGCGCAGGTCGAACGTTTTCGACGAGGCAACTGCACCACCGACACGGGAGAGGATGGCTTGGTGGATCTCTGAATATGGCACATATACGGGCTGCTTGGACACCCAGAGGAGTGACTTTTCGAGCGGATAGAGGTTGCCGTCAGCTGCCTTGACGTTGCACTTGATGCTGGTCTGGCCGGACGAGGATTCAAAGTCGGTAGGCGTCGCCACCTTTTGACCTGAGAGCACCTTGAAGATGTTGGTGACGATGCGGAAAGTGGGTTCTTCGTAacgcttcttgagcttgccgtCGTACTTTTCCTGAATCGTCTGCTCGTCCAGGTTGAGCTCTGCAtccatctcttcctcgcGTGGGAACTGAAGGACGAGGTAAGGGTAGCGGGTCTGACCTTGACGAATGGGCGGGTCGAGACCGATGACAAGCATAACATGAATCTCGTCGGCTTTGGGTaggaggaagagcttgTTCATCGAGCTATACAGGATCTTGTAGTCGTATGTCTTGCCGCGCAGACGAATAAAGGTGCTGAACACATCAATGTCATAACGGCCACGTGGAGTGAGCACAAGCACCTCTTtgaagacgacgatcgagtcgcCGGCGACTTGACCGATGTCGGCTTTGGACTTGAGTGCCTCGTGGAATGCCTCTGCAGCCGTCTCTTCGTTGTTAAcgtcatcatcttgagCACTGGCGGcgtcgctgccatcgtccTTGATGGCTTGACCGGGAACGTAGAGACgcatctcgaccagctGATCGCCCTTGCTGCGCCTTGATTTGGTGCCGTTGACGTCGGATGTACCGGTGTTGGCAccaggctgctgctgttcggGGTTGAGAAACTCCATGGATACCTCTGTCTTTGCAAtgttgctgttggcgaGATGCGAAAGGGGCAGTTCGAATGCCAGCTTGTCTCGCACCAAGAACTGTACATCGTGATTGCTAATCTTGGCCTGGCCCCAATTCCAACCTCTTGTCGAGACCTCTTTTGCTTCGAGCGGTTTGTTAAAGTATTGTCGAATGTGCGAGGAGAGACGATCAAAGTCATCGCGGACAAAGCCATCAAAGTTGGTGCGACGAGGGTTGGTCTGTGCTGAAGAAGGAGCGTCTCGGTCCTTGTTGAGATAGATTGCAAGTTGGTAGTTTCTTGCAACGCGGATCCACTGGAACGAAGCCATCTGATCAGCGGGAATGGTTATCGTGCTACCTTCACCTACCGAGGGTTTCCAACCGAGACCGCCTTGCGACATTCTGAGTTTGCCCGGCGTGGTGTCGAGACCATGGTAGATGTTTTCCCATTGTGTTGTACTCGACATTTTGGACGTACGAGCGATGGTAGAGTGGCCAGGAGTACGCAACTAtggtggcgagcaagacgtTCAGAGGGGGAAAACAAaagctgagcttgctggGCTCTTTGTAATTCTTCTCGACTCCGTATTCCGCTCTCAACGCGACacgagactcgtgactgacttGTGCCTTGAAAAGCAACACTTTTGTGCCAAGGTCGTGAGTTGCCAGGCTGACAGACCGACTCGCGCACAGAAACAGCAgaagcattcacgattcgtgattcgtgattctcgattttcacgattaacgATTCACAAAATATCATGAATTTGGCGTGTGGACGTAGGCACAACAATTTATATTCATGTTACACCAGCCAAATCGACACATTGACTCACCGAGCGTACACGTTAACGTGAAGCgaaatcgtaaatcgtgaatcacgaattgtgcCTAGCCGATGCACCGCACGCACGGATCAGCggattgtgattcacgattattctCTGATTATTGTGATTATCCGAGTACGCTGCACCGACGACACATAACTTAGCGTGATTTTAGCGAGTGACTAGTGAGTGCGAGTTGGAGTGTGGTGTCCCACGCCATGTGCGGCGGCTGTTCTGTGCCAAGCACAACCGAGCACTCGACACtgtttcgtgatttgggGTTccctttcttcttcttttcaACATCCCACCTTCCGTCCGGTTCGTCCTTACTCGCTCTTTCCCTCCCTTCATCTTTCTGCTTGATTCTATCTCTCTTTGTTGAGAGCATCCCTTCCCAGAATGAGTCGCTTCGTACGCCCCTCCAAGTATCGTCACGTCTATCCGAACGTcgccaagaaggaagcTTGCTACGAAAACGTCAAGGTCTCCAACAATGCCTGGGATACGAACCTGGTCGCTGCCAACGGCAAGTACATCTCGATCAACTGGAACGCTTCCGGTGGCGGTGCGTTTGCCGTCCTTCCCGTCAATCGCCCAGGAAAGCTTCCAGACATCTACCCGCTTTGCCGAGGTCACACTGCCACTGTGCTAGACACCGCTTTCAGTCCTTTCCAAGACAACTTTGTCGCCTCTGCTTCCGACGATGGCACCATCGGTCTCTGGAAGATCGATGATGCCAActtcgaccagctcgagtGGTCTGACAAGGAGCGAGAACGCAACGGTGGTGTCAAGGACTTTGAACCCATCGCACGCGTTTCCGGGGGAGGTAGGAAGATCGGCCAGGTAGTTTGGCATCCCACTGCTTCCAACGTgctcgccgctgccaccgGTGATCACGTTATCAAGCTCTTTGACGTTTCCaacgcttccaccgccgctTCCTCGCCTAGCATCAGCTTGCGTGGATTCACCGACACCATCCAATCGCTCGACTGGGACTGGACCGGTACCACGCTCATTGCCACCTCACGCGACCGCAAGATCCGCACTTTTGATCCACGTCAAGGCGAAAACCCGGTGCAAGTGGCCGACTCGCACGGCGGCATCAAAGGTGCGCGTGTGATTTGGTGCGGTGACAAGGACCGTGCCATCACCACTGGTTTCTCGAAAATGTCGGACCGACAATTATTCCTGTGGGACACTAACAATCTCGCCAGCGGCCCACTTAAACAGGTCACGCTCGACACATCGAGCGGTATCATCATGCCTTTCTGGAGCGACAACAACATTGTCTTCTTGGCCGGCAAAGGTGACGGCAACATTCGTTACTACGAGTTGGagaacgacgagctgcattACCTCACCGAGtccaagtcgagcgagccgcAGCGTGGACTCACGTTTGTTGGCAGGAGATTCTTGAACACGGATGAGAACGAAATTGCCAAGGCGTACAAGATCACGGGTACCACGATTCAGCCGGTTTCATTCTGCGTTCCTAGGAAAGCGGAAGGGTTTCAGTCGGACATTTTCCCACCTGCGCCCAGTGCTGAGCCTTCGCTGACGGCCAAGGAGTTCTTTGAGGCTAAAAGGGCGGCGAGGAACATGATCAGTTTGGAGACCGGCAAAGGCGTCAGTAGTGGCGGTAGCGTTGCTTCTTGCACGGCAGCGGTATCGGCGACTCCAGCACGGACAGCAAGTCCTACCAAGTCAGCTGCCGCACCGACGCCAGTGCCCGCGTCCGCGCCCGCGCCCGCGCCTGCACCGGCCGCCGTCCCTACCCCAGTACGCTCTGCTTCGCCCACCAAACCTTCTCCGACGCCAActgcagccgcagcaacTCCGGCCACACAACCCGCTCCTACCTCGGAGCCCAAGTTGACCACGCCAGCTGATTCTGCCGCCAGCAACGGCGTTTCCACCTCGAAAGACGTAGCCGACCTCCGAGCTCAGATTGAAAAGCTTCGAACAGCGGTCGAGGAGCGCGATACGCGGATCCGACATTTGGAGCAGGAGAATGAGACGCTCAAGGCCAACCAGAAGCGCGCTAGGGAGGCATTGCTCAATTCGGTCTAGGGCGCAGATCCTTTGCTGTCAGGATTAGAGCGATAGGGTAATATAGGGTcggtggtgatgacggTGCACAATCGAAAGGAGCGATGCTCGTCTGGATCAACGGCGAAGCTAAAATATGCAAGTCGAAAAGCTGTGAGACTGAACGCGGAGACGCGATTGAGGTGTGTGAGAGTGAGTGAATAGTGATTTGGATCGAAAGACGCTTTTAGGGCTGTTGAAAGACCTCGCTCCTGTACCACTTTAACTCTTGGATGCTGGCGTTGATATCGTTGAGCGCTCTATGATTTGGCATGTGTTTGGGAGGTTCGGAAGGGTTCCAAAGCTTGTTGTCGCCATACCAGCGCTTTACGAGTTCCTTGATACTGGATACATCGACGATTCTGTAATGGAGGTGATGGATGAGTTCGGGCATTTCGGCGTGGAGGAAGGCTTTGTCGGCGTGCACAGTGTTACCCGCTAGGCAGGCGGTGTTGGGTGTGGGGATTCTATCGCGGACGTAAGCCAGGATGGCAGTTCGGACGCTGGCGTGCGGGTAGGAGCGATTGGCATCCAGGCATTCTGCGGTGAGACCGGAGAGCGCGTGTTGGTTGACACACCAATGGTTCATTCCATCGAGCACGGATTGCGGAGTAGAGATGACGTAGCTTACTCCACTGTCGATTGGGTTGAGTTGACCATCGGTGATGATACATGCGATTTCGAGCAGGCGATCACCATTTTCCACCGACAGACCCGTCATCTCGCAGTCGATCCAAACCAACGGTCCATCCGATGCGCTCAATTTCACCGTCGCCGCAGGCGGAGGAATCGGCGAAACTACCGCCTTGGACGTTCGAGACgttgccgatgccgatgcggatgctgatgcggatgcggatgaggTCATTTTCACTGTCCACCCAGCAAGTGTagcctcgacgctgcgTGATGCGTGCAAGATGATCTTGATCAATCGTGCAAAATCCGTTCGTCGGTCGGTGCCATGCACGAACCGCCGCGAGACACCTCGAACGCCCGTGTAACGACTAGCAATAGCACAGTTCCCTCCGACCCCGCTGGACCAACTGCGTCGTCCTACCACTCCAACTCCAACGCTCACCTTTGAGAAACACCGAATCTTGTCGCTTCCAGTTGACACAGCCGACGCTTACCGGGCAGAGTCAATGTAGAACTTATTGTGTGTGTAGTTCCAGGAAGTATGAGAGCGCgcaacactcacgaatcagacGATGGAGTGCAAAACGAAAAAATCGTAGATCAACTCCAGAAAGCCTTTATTTCACCTTTTTTCATAGTTTGGCGAGGTCGGGCAGAAACGAGTAACGAGTGAAGCTACGCATTTTACGTGTTCAACTGTTTACATCAAGGCTCGTGTTTGACGTTATGCAGATTCTGTACGTGATGGTTGATGGGTCCGTGCTTTGCTACAGTGATCCAGTGCTGAGTCTCGCTAAGCCAACGCTCGCAGTCCTCTGCAGTCAATGTAGAAAGCGTGTGGTAGGTGACGGCTTCGAGAGTGGTGTGAATTCGCAGATCCTCGCGGCTGACGATCGGCTTGACCTTTGCAAAGACCTGCTCGGCGATGTTGAACCATGGCGTATATGGCGGGAGGAAATAGATCGTGTGGCCTGCTGACTGGATTATCGACACAACTTCCGGAGCATAATGACTGCGTGCATTATCCATGATAAAGATCCTCGGCGGTCCCGAACGCAGCTCTGGAATCACCGAGCTCTCGAGAAAGTCGATGAGCAATTGCGATGTGAAGGCGCCAACATGTGTGTAGGCTCCAATCAGGCCTTCGCGGCCAACTGCAACAAGAAGAGACATGTTCGTCTTGCGATCGGCTGATCTACCTCGTTGTACCTCCCGTTCTCCTACTCGAGCACGCCCAACTGACCGTGAGAGAACCAGATTGAATCCTGCTTCGTCGGAAGAAGACCGCGTTGTTTAGACTGAGGCCCCGTAGCGCGAGGCTCTCAAGCCCATGAATCCAGCGCTGCCGATCGGCAATCGTCTGCTCGTCCTGATGTCCGTCGTGGTCAATGTGCAGCCGTTTGAGCGAACAGTGGCATCTATCCTTGATTGCACGCTgagttgttgttgctgatATTTGAGGTAAACCCTGCTCGCGGAGATGCTCGCGTATCTCATCAATGTTTGCTGCAGGATGCTTGGCTATGTAATCCAGCATGGTATCGACATCCTTGTCCGCTAGCTTACGATGGCGTGGTTTGGGTCCTCGTCGATTTGACGAAGAGAGTTGCCCATCGTGCTCGAACTTCTTGATTATCGTGGATACCGTTGAGAACGAGAGCTTGTACATCTTGGCAACGTCCGCTTTCGAATGCCCTTTGCTGACCACCGATTCAACGATCAGCTTCTTCAAGGCAATCGAAATCGTCTGCCTAGCTCGTTTCTGCGGGGGCGGCATTGCTGGAACGTGATACTCTGACATTGCAAAGGCGAACGTTGAGGTTATATACATTACAAATGCACAGCAATGACggtgatgacgaagacAAAGCGATCTAGCCCAGCAACGGTTGGAGCAACTCAGTCACTGTCACGCCTGAATGTCCTCTCATACGAGGGACCTCGCACGTGCCAGTCACTCAGAAACGCTAGCTTGCTCATCGCGTAATCAACGAATCAACATGACGTATCATTTGATTTTATAGTGCCAGACATAGCGTATCAACGAGAGAAAGCGTCGAGACGACATAGCGGAAAATTCAGCATCACGTAAAGCGATGCCGCATAATGCAGACGGTCGAAAAAAGGAATAAAGATACACATTATGCTCAACAGCCAGGCTGTGGAGGCACGAGGGCGTGGGGGCAAACCACACCTTGTTGGCAGTTAGCGCACTCACTGTTTTATTAATACGCCGACGTGCGAAACCGTGAATTTAAGattgtcaatcacgaatgcaacTTGATACAATCCAATGAAACATACGCTGCGCAGGAAACGCCAAATGGAAGGGCAAAGCGAACAGGTTCCTCAGCGCCTGCGATTCGGACAGCAGACTACAGCTGGTCGATTTCGGCTacctcggcatcggcatcgcgcGCCTTGGCCATCTTGTGGAGCTGACTCGGGTGGATTGGGATCACC
The Mycosarcoma maydis chromosome 14, whole genome shotgun sequence DNA segment above includes these coding regions:
- a CDS encoding uncharacterized protein (related to REX2 - Oligoribonuclease, mitochondrial precursor), with translation MTSSASASASASASATSRTSKAVVSPIPPPAATVKLSASDGPLVWIDCEMTGLSVENGDRLLEIACIITDGQLNPIDSGVSYVISTPQSVLDGMNHWCVNQHALSGLTAECLDANRSYPHASVRTAILAYVRDRIPTPNTACLAGNTVHADKAFLHAEMPELIHHLHYRIVDVSSIKELVKRWYGDNKLWNPSEPPKHMPNHRALNDINASIQELKWYRSEVFQQP
- a CDS encoding putative protein that binds to DNA polymerase I, whose amino-acid sequence is MSSTTQWENIYHGLDTTPGKLRMSQGGLGWKPSVGEGSTITIPADQMASFQWIRVARNYQLAIYLNKDRDAPSSAQTNPRRTNFDGFVRDDFDRLSSHIRQYFNKPLEAKEVSTRGWNWGQAKISNHDVQFLVRDKLAFELPLSHLANSNIAKTEVSMEFLNPEQQQPGANTGTSDVNGTKSRRSKGDQLVEMRLYVPGQAIKDDGSDAASAQDDDVNNEETAAEAFHEALKSKADIGQVAGDSIVVFKEVLVLTPRGRYDIDVFSTFIRLRGKTYDYKILYSSMNKLFLLPKADEIHVMLVIGLDPPIRQGQTRYPYLVLQFPREEEMDAELNLDEQTIQEKYDGKLKKRYEEPTFRIVTNIFKVLSGQKVATPTDFESSSGQTSIKCNVKAADGNLYPLEKSLLWVSKQPVYVPYSEIHQAILSRVGGAVASSKTFDLRVATKSGTEHTFQSISREELDRLKAWLADRKVRIKNEMAEETGGLAAAAAAGLLSDDDDEEMGAAGGADEDEDSEEDADFAADSDSDGGSPSEASSDEGEGGGYDDEGDERPKKKRKD
- a CDS encoding putative coronin, with product MSRFVRPSKYRHVYPNVAKKEACYENVKVSNNAWDTNLVAANGKYISINWNASGGGAFAVLPVNRPGKLPDIYPLCRGHTATVLDTAFSPFQDNFVASASDDGTIGLWKIDDANFDQLEWSDKERERNGGVKDFEPIARVSGGGRKIGQVVWHPTASNVLAAATGDHVIKLFDVSNASTAASSPSISLRGFTDTIQSLDWDWTGTTLIATSRDRKIRTFDPRQGENPVQVADSHGGIKGARVIWCGDKDRAITTGFSKMSDRQLFLWDTNNLASGPLKQVTLDTSSGIIMPFWSDNNIVFLAGKGDGNIRYYELENDELHYLTESKSSEPQRGLTFVGRRFLNTDENEIAKAYKITGTTIQPVSFCVPRKAEGFQSDIFPPAPSAEPSLTAKEFFEAKRAARNMISLETGKGVSSGGSVASCTAAVSATPARTASPTKSAAAPTPVPASAPAPAPAPAAVPTPVRSASPTKPSPTPTAAAATPATQPAPTSEPKLTTPADSAASNGVSTSKDVADLRAQIEKLRTAVEERDTRIRHLEQENETLKANQKRAREALLNSV